The Thermodesulfovibrio sp. 3462-1 genome contains the following window.
AAACTGAAAATCATGAGAGAAAAACTCATTAAGCTTATTTACGAAAAGGCATTTAAATACTCTAAAACTCCCATATTTCGGCTTACCTCTGGAGGACTGAGTAATTATTACTTTAACTGTAAAGCAGTAACCCTTTCTCCAGAAGGAATGTATTTGATAGGCAACATTATCTATGACATGATTGCTGATCTGAATGTAAAAGGCATCGGAGGCCTTACTCTTGGAGCTGACCCAATTGCTACTGCTGTAGCCTATACATCCTATCTAAGAAGTAACCCAGTAGAAGCATTCGTTGTGAGAAAAAAAGCAAAGGAACATGGCACAATGCAATGGATTGAAGGAAATATTAAGGAAGGTGATAGCGTGGTAGTTGTGGATGATGTTATTACAACGGGAAGCTCAACAATTCAGGCAATAACTCGCCTTAAGGAGGCAGGAATTTTTGTAAAAAAGGTTGTTGTTCTTGTTGACAGGCAGGAAGGTGGAAGAGAAAATATATTAAAATTTCTTGAAGAATGTGGATTTCCTGCAAATTTAGAAGCAGTGGTATTAAGGGATGATGTAATGCAGTTTAGAAAGTGAAAAAACAGATTAGATTTCAATGCATAATTCAATGCTCCTCTGTTTGTTGTGGAGGAGCAACCATTGTTACTTTAAGAGAGATTGACAGGTTTTACAGATTTTTCCCAATTACAGTCGGATTCAGAAAAATCTATCCCTTTAATTCAGTTCATGAAAATTATATAAAAAATTTTGCAATTGTATACAAAACTTCTTACATAATCGGAGACTTCATAGCTGGGAATCGTCTAAAAAAAAGATGTAGAATGCTTAAAAATTCTTTATGTTCACTGCACGGCAAATCAAAACCTCTTCAATGCAGTGTTATTCCATTTTCAGTAACTTTTCCAGAGGAGCTACAGGATCTTGTAATAACAGAAAGAAGAAGAGGAGCTTTCAAAGCATGTAAAGGATTTCATGAAGATGCTATGGTAGTATGGGACGGTGAATTTGTAGATAAGGAACTGAAAGAAAATTTTTATAAACATTTTGAAAATTTTCTCTTTCAAAGAGAGCTAATGGAGAGGATTTTCCTGAAATTTGAAGACAATCTCTTTTTTAAAAAATTCGTGCATTCGCAGAATGGTTTTTTTGAAGTTCCTATTATTCCTGAGTTTATTGATGAAATATGTCGTATTG
Protein-coding sequences here:
- the pyrE gene encoding orotate phosphoribosyltransferase; the encoded protein is MREKLIKLIYEKAFKYSKTPIFRLTSGGLSNYYFNCKAVTLSPEGMYLIGNIIYDMIADLNVKGIGGLTLGADPIATAVAYTSYLRSNPVEAFVVRKKAKEHGTMQWIEGNIKEGDSVVVVDDVITTGSSTIQAITRLKEAGIFVKKVVVLVDRQEGGRENILKFLEECGFPANLEAVVLRDDVMQFRK